The Aggregatilinea lenta genome includes a region encoding these proteins:
- a CDS encoding ROK family transcriptional regulator has product MNNITFPSLQTTRDLRRANQQTLLRLIYFNEPISRLELSERSGLSPATVTNLVANLIEEKVVTSVGTEESQGGRPRTSLAINPQYGYFVGVEVAETHIYTALYTMKLNKIDDVHIDVSADDNSPEVIAAYIVKSVMSLQSRHAVPDQRVISMGVGMPGIVSRTGGVSIFAPNWGWHNIPFLDLLHQQLNISIQLDNGMQALALAEAWFGVGQHVNNLAELLLGTGVAAGIIIDGLLYRGTTNSAGEWGHTCVALDGPACRCGSQGCIESFIGAPGILRQLREVNSRHPALGLHDQQAMLRKLCDSAEAGDPDAVAVMTQVTRYLGVGIANIINLFNPQLIVLGGWCGVMISPYVVPRLQNIVQHYALGEPLKIVDIKVTRFGGEGGIGLGAACLALESFLVGQLP; this is encoded by the coding sequence ATGAATAATATTACTTTTCCTTCCCTCCAAACCACGCGCGATTTGCGGCGTGCCAACCAGCAAACGCTTTTGCGCTTGATCTACTTCAACGAGCCGATCAGCCGCCTGGAGCTGAGCGAGCGCTCTGGTCTTAGCCCGGCAACGGTGACAAACCTGGTGGCCAACCTGATCGAAGAAAAGGTCGTTACGTCGGTTGGCACGGAGGAATCGCAGGGCGGGCGGCCCCGCACGTCGCTGGCGATCAATCCGCAGTATGGCTATTTCGTCGGCGTGGAGGTGGCCGAAACCCATATTTACACCGCGCTCTACACGATGAAGCTGAACAAGATTGATGATGTGCACATCGATGTCTCAGCCGACGACAACAGCCCGGAGGTCATCGCCGCTTACATCGTCAAGAGCGTTATGAGCCTTCAGAGTCGCCATGCCGTACCGGATCAGAGAGTCATCTCGATGGGCGTTGGAATGCCCGGTATCGTTAGCCGCACCGGGGGTGTTTCGATTTTTGCTCCCAATTGGGGATGGCACAATATTCCTTTTCTCGACTTGCTACACCAGCAGCTCAATATCTCCATTCAACTTGACAACGGCATGCAAGCCCTCGCCCTGGCCGAAGCGTGGTTCGGAGTGGGCCAGCACGTCAACAATTTGGCCGAACTGCTGCTGGGAACAGGCGTGGCTGCCGGGATTATAATCGACGGCCTGCTCTACCGCGGCACGACCAACAGCGCCGGAGAATGGGGTCACACCTGCGTGGCCCTTGATGGCCCGGCCTGCCGTTGCGGAAGCCAGGGCTGTATCGAATCATTCATTGGCGCGCCCGGAATCTTGCGCCAGTTAAGGGAAGTCAACTCGCGGCACCCAGCGCTGGGCCTGCACGATCAGCAAGCGATGCTCCGCAAACTCTGTGATTCAGCCGAAGCCGGCGATCCGGACGCGGTTGCTGTCATGACTCAAGTGACGCGCTACTTAGGCGTAGGCATAGCCAACATCATCAACCTTTTCAACCCCCAGCTTATCGTACTGGGCGGTTGGTGCGGGGTTATGATCAGCCCCTATGTTGTCCCCCGTCTTCAAAATATTGTTCAACACTACGCGCTCGGTGAACCACTGAAGATCGTCGACATAAAAGTGACCCGCTTTGGAGGCGAAGGTGGCATCGGCCTCGGAGCCGCATGCCTCGCCCTTGAATCTTTCCTGGTTGGACAATTGCCATAA